One segment of Procambarus clarkii isolate CNS0578487 chromosome 1, FALCON_Pclarkii_2.0, whole genome shotgun sequence DNA contains the following:
- the LOC138363039 gene encoding uncharacterized protein: protein MFVQASAVINPSCSSKPRPSSTHHVRPSRGRHQPIMFVQASAVINPSCSSKPRPSSTHHVRPSLGRHQPIMFVQAAAVINPLCSSKPRPSTHHVRPSLGRHQPIMFVQASAINPSCSSKPRPSLTHHVRPSRGRHQPIMFVQAAAVINPSCSSKPRPA, encoded by the coding sequence ATGTTCGTCCAAGCCTCGGCCGTCATCAACCCATCATGTTCGTCCAAGCCTCGGCCGTCATCAACCCATCATGTTCGTCCAAGCCGCGGCCGTCATCAACCCATCATGTTCGTCCAAGCCTCGGCCGTCATCAACCCATCATGTTCGTCCAAGCCTCGGCCGTCATCAACCCATCATGTTCGTCCAAGCCTCGGCCGTCATCAACCCATCATGTTCGTCCAAGCTGCGGCCGTCATCAACCCATTATGTTCGTCCAAGCCGCGGCCATCAACCCATCATGTTCGTCCAAGCCTCGGCCGTCATCAACCCATCATGTTCGTCCAAGCCTCGGCCATTAACCCATCATGTTCGTCCAAGCCTCGGCCGTCATTAACCCATCATGTTCGTCCAAGCCGCGGCCGTCATCAACCCATCATGTTCGTCCAAGCCGCGGCCGTCATCAACCCATCATGTTCGTCCAAGCCGCGGCCGGCCTGA